Proteins encoded within one genomic window of Cucumis sativus cultivar 9930 chromosome 3, Cucumber_9930_V3, whole genome shotgun sequence:
- the LOC101222864 gene encoding receptor protein-tyrosine kinase CEPR1 yields the protein MALCYYFFLLHFLVSLAFGTDQSLFFSLMQKGVVGNSLPSDWTGNSFCNFTGITCNEKGLVVGVDLSGRAVSGRFPADVCSYLPELRVLRLGRSGLRGTFPGGVTNCSVLEELDMSSLSLMGTLPDFSSLKTLRILDLSYNNFTGDFPLSVFSLTNLESLNFNEDNNFKTWQLPENVSGLTKLKSMVLTTCMLEGRIPATIGNMTALVDLELSGNFLTGKIPKEIGNLKNLRALELYYNSLVGEIPEELGNLTELVDLDMSVNKLTGKLPESICRLPKLEVLQLYNNSLTGEIPISISNSTTLTMLSLYDNYMTGQVPSNLGQFSPMVVLDLSENYFSGPLPTDVCGQGKLMYFLVLENKFSGQIPPSYGTCQSLLRFRVSSNNLEGPVPVGLLGLPHVSIIDFGNNNLSGEIPNSFVKARNLSELFMQSNKISGVLPPEISKATNLVKIDLSNNLLSGPIPSEIGNLRKLNLLLLQGNHLNSSIPTSLSDLKSLNVLDLSDNRLTGNIPESLCELLPNSINFSNNQLSGPIPLSLIKGGLVESFSGNPGLCVSVYLDASDQKFPICSQNNNKKRLNSIWAIGISAFIILIGAALYLRRRLSREKSVMEQDETLSSSFFSYDVKSFHRISFDPREIIESMVDKNIVGHGGSGTVYKIELSSGEMVAVKRLWSRKGKDTSSDQEQLYLDKELKTEVETLGSIRHKNIVKLYCYFSSLDCSLLVYEYMPNGNLWDALHKGWIHLDWPTRHQIALGIAQGLAYLHHDLLPSIIHRDIKTTNILLDVNYHPKVADFGIAKVLQARTGKDSTTTVIAGTYGYLAPEYAYSSKATTKCDVYSFGIVLMELITGKKPVEAEFGENKNIIYWVSNKVDTKEGAMEVLDKRVSCSFKDEMIEVLRIAIRCTYKNPALRPTMKEVVQLLIEADPCKFDSHNKSSKHTTTKINNPFDL from the exons ATGGCTCTCTGTTACtacttcttccttcttcactTTCTGGTTTCTCTTGCCTTTGGGACTGATCAAtctctgtttttctctttgatGCAAAAGGGCGTTGTTGGGAATTCTCTGCCTTCCGATTGGACTGGAAATTCCTTCTGTAATTTCACCGGTATTACTTGTAATGAAAAGGGGTTGGTGGTGGGGGTTGATCTTTCAGGCAGGGCGGTTTCTGGGAGGTTTCCGGCGGATGTTTGTTCTTATTTACCGGAGTTGAGAGTGCTGCGGCTTGGACGGAGTGGGTTACGTGGAACGTTTCCAGGTGGGGTAACGAACTGCTCTGTTTTGGAAGAATTGGATATGAGTTCTCTGTCTCTGATGGGGACGTTACCGGATTTCTCGTCGTTGAAAACCTTGAGGATACTCGACCTGTCGTACAATAACTTCACCGGTGACTTTCCATTGTCAGTTTTCAGTTTGACGAATCTCGAGAGTTTGAATTTCAACGAGGACAACAATTTCAAAACGTGGCAGTTGCCGGAGAATGTGTCTGGGTTGACGAAGTTGAAATCGATGGTGTTAACGACTTGTATGTTGGAGGGGAGAATTCCGGCGACGATTGGGAATATGACGGCGCTTGTTGACCTTGAACTAAGTGGGAATTTCCTCACCGGAAAAATCCCAAAGGAAATCGGGAATTTGAAGAATTTGAGAGCGTTGGAGCTTTATTACAATTCATTAGTCGGTGAAATTCCAGAAGAACTTGGGAACTTAACAGAGCTCGTGGACTTGGACATGTCAGTCAACAAGTTGACCGGAAAATTACCAGAATCCATTTGTCGTCTTCCGAAACTTGAAGTTCTTCAGCTTTACAACAATTCATTAACAGGAGAGattccaatttcaatttcaaattcaacgACACTCACTATGTTATCACTTTACGACAACTACATGACGGGACAAGTTCCAAGTAATTTGGGTCAATTCTCACCTATGGTGGTTCTCGACTTATCGGAGAATTATTTCTCGGGTCCATTACCGACAGATGTCTGTGGACAAGGTAAACTAATGTATTTCCTTGTATTGGAGAATAAATTTTCCGGTCAAATCCCACCGTCGTACGGTACATGTCAATCCCTTTTACGGTTTCGTGTCAGTTCGAATAATTTAGAAGGTCCGGTGCCGGTGGGACTTTTGGGTCTTCCTCATGTTTCGATTATTGATTTTGGTAACAATAATTTAAGCGGTGAAATTCccaattcttttgttaaaGCCAGGAATCTTTCTGAATTGTTTATGCAGAGTAATAAAATTTCCGGCGTGTTACCGCCGGAGATTTCAAAAGCTACCAATTTAGTTAAGATCGATCTTAGCAACAATCTCTTATCTGGTCCAATTCCTTCAGAAATTGGGAATCTCAGAAAGCTTAATCTGTTGCTTTTACAAGGaaatcatttgaattcttCAATACCCACTTCACTTTCCGATCTTAAATCTTTGAATGTTCTTGATTTGTCTGATAATCGATTAACCGGCAACATACCGGAAAGTCTCTGTGAATTGTTACCAAATTCAATCAATTTCTCAAACAATCAACTCTCCGGTCCAATTCCTCTGTCTTTAATCAAAGGTGGATTAGTTGAAAGCTTTTCCGGCAACCCAGGATTATGCGTTTCAGTTTACTTGGATGCATCCGATCAGAAATTCCCAATTTGTTCtcaaaacaacaacaaaaaacgaTTGAACTCCATTTGGGCAATTGGAATATCGGCTTTTATAATCTTGATCGGAGCTGCTCTGTATTTACGACGACGTTTGAGCAGAGAAAAATCCGTAATGGAACAAGACGAAACATTATCATCTTCGTTCTTCTCATACGATGTGAAAAGCTTCCACCGAATCAGCTTCGACCCAAGAGAGATAATCGAATCAATGGTGGATAAGAACATCGTGGGGCATGGTGGCTCCGGTACGGTGTACAAAATTGAACTAAGCAGTGGAGAAATGGTAGCCGTTAAAAGACTATGGAGTCGAAAGGGGAAAGACACGTCTTCGGATCAAGAACAGTTGTATTTGgataaagaattgaaaacaGAAGTTGAAACATTGGGAAGTATAAGGCACAAAAACATAGTGAAATTATATTGCTATTTCTCAAGTTTGGATTGCAGTCTTTTGGTTTATGAGTATATGCCAAATGGGAATTTATGGGATGCTTTACATAAGGGTTGGATTCATTTGGATTGGCCAACTAGACATCAAATTGCTTTAGGCATAGCTCAAGGATTGGCTTATCTTCATCATGATTTGTTGCCTTCTATCATTCACAGAGACATTAAAACAACTAATATTCTGTTGGATGTTAATTATCATCCTAAGGTTGCAGATTTTGGCATTGCTAAGGTTTTGCAAGCTAGAACTGGCAAGGATTCCACCACCACCGTCATTGCCGGAACTTATGGCTATCTCGCTCCGG AGTATGCATATTCATCGAAGGCTACAACAAAGTGTGACGTGTATAGCTTTGGGATCGTGTTGATGGAGTTGATAACGGGGAAGAAGCCGGTGGAGGCGGAGTTTGGAGAGAACAAGAACATCATATATTGGGTATCAAACAAAGTAGACACAAAGGAAGGAGCAATGGAAGTGTTAGACAAAAGGGTTTCATGTTCATTCAAAGATGAGATGATTGAAGTTCTAAGGATTGCAATTCGTTGTACATACAAGAATCCAGCCCTTAGACCCACCATGAAAGAAGTGGTTCAACTATTGATTGAAGCTGACCCTTGCAAATTCGATTCCCATAACAAATCCTCCAAACACACCACCACCAAAATCAACAACCCATTTGACCTATGA